A window of the Acidobacteriota bacterium genome harbors these coding sequences:
- the tmk gene encoding dTMP kinase, translating to MSFFITFEGVEGCGKTTQARELASHLKTKGYEVFLTREPGGTEIGNAIRRILLDSKNSGMNPYTELYLYLAARVHHIQEVIIPRLERNEIVICDRFSDATKAYQGFARGIPLNFIERLHRTNLHPLKPDLTILLDLSPEIGLKRARERNSSKKVFKEGRFEEEALAFHRKIRKGYLDIAKKERKRIKIVDASGDLEEVRQEVFRKVDEFLKRSGKKKSTVRVRAS from the coding sequence ATGTCATTTTTCATCACTTTTGAAGGAGTCGAGGGGTGCGGGAAAACTACACAGGCCAGGGAGCTGGCAAGCCATCTGAAAACAAAAGGATATGAAGTCTTTCTCACCAGAGAGCCTGGAGGAACGGAGATAGGAAATGCCATACGGAGGATCCTGCTAGACTCGAAGAACAGCGGGATGAACCCTTATACGGAGCTCTACCTCTATCTTGCCGCAAGAGTTCATCACATCCAGGAGGTCATAATTCCCCGCCTCGAGAGGAACGAAATCGTCATCTGCGACAGATTTTCTGACGCTACCAAGGCATATCAGGGATTTGCAAGAGGAATCCCGCTGAATTTTATCGAACGGTTGCACAGGACAAATCTTCACCCTCTCAAGCCCGATCTGACCATTCTGCTCGATCTAAGCCCGGAGATCGGCCTGAAAAGGGCCAGAGAGAGGAACAGTTCGAAGAAAGTATTCAAGGAGGGGAGATTCGAAGAAGAAGCACTTGCCTTTCACAGAAAGATCCGAAAGGGGTACCTTGATATTGCGAAAAAGGAAAGAAAAAGAATCAAGATTGTCGACGCATCCGGGGATCTCGAAGAGGTTCGGCAAGAGGTCTTTCGCAAGGTCGATGAATTCCTGAAGAGAAGTGGAAAGAAAAAATCGACCGTGAGGGTTAGAGCATCGTGA